A section of the Mesorhizobium loti genome encodes:
- a CDS encoding MBL fold metallo-hydrolase: MAVTALMVLHQGLAMAQMPAQQPDAKSFKLGELDITALHDAQFVKPNDGTTFGLDHSPAEVGELLKAAGAPTDTITLSVDALLVKSKDSVVLIDTGVGGALQDSLSKAGVKAGDVSEILITHSHPDHIGGLVKDGQLAFPNATIRMSDVEWNFAKSNKAVADIVNVIADHVKPFKAGAQVAPGITSVALKGHTPGHVGYQIKSGKERLFDIGDTVHSSILSLARPDWAVAFDGDKPEAEHNRAKTLATLAKDHEMIFAPHFPFPGVGYIEKDGDHFKWAPSDKPQ, translated from the coding sequence ATGGCCGTGACGGCCTTGATGGTTCTGCATCAGGGGTTGGCAATGGCGCAGATGCCTGCGCAGCAGCCGGACGCCAAGTCGTTCAAGCTTGGCGAGCTTGACATTACAGCCTTGCACGACGCCCAGTTCGTGAAGCCAAACGATGGCACGACCTTCGGCCTCGATCACAGCCCCGCGGAGGTCGGCGAATTGCTCAAGGCCGCGGGGGCTCCGACTGACACCATCACGCTGAGCGTCGATGCCTTGCTGGTGAAATCAAAGGACAGCGTTGTGCTGATCGACACCGGAGTCGGCGGCGCGCTGCAGGACAGCCTGTCCAAGGCCGGGGTGAAAGCAGGTGACGTCAGTGAAATATTGATCACCCATTCTCACCCCGATCATATCGGAGGACTGGTCAAGGATGGGCAACTCGCTTTCCCCAACGCCACGATACGGATGTCGGACGTGGAGTGGAATTTTGCCAAGTCCAACAAGGCAGTGGCCGATATCGTCAACGTGATCGCCGATCACGTGAAACCGTTCAAGGCCGGCGCCCAGGTGGCCCCCGGCATCACCTCGGTAGCGCTCAAGGGCCATACGCCAGGCCATGTCGGCTATCAGATCAAATCCGGAAAAGAACGGCTTTTTGATATCGGTGATACCGTGCACAGTTCGATCCTCTCGCTCGCCAGGCCCGACTGGGCGGTGGCCTTCGACGGCGACAAGCCGGAGGCGGAACACAACCGGGCCAAGACTTTGGCGACACTGGCCAAGGACCACGAAATGATCTTTGCGCCACATTTCCCCTTCCCGGGTGTCGGCTATATCGAGAAAGACGGCGATCACTTCAAATGGGCGCCGAGCGACAAGCCTCAGTAG
- a CDS encoding helix-turn-helix transcriptional regulator has product MVVIRSARKSFEGLQNPSTVVATTCKSIGDAQVGIEGPIADNAHQIGIVRLPGVSGFRSLFSGGPLFLLIVRNLSTPAKATTIADLAPAFGLTPAEQRLCEVLLLGHPPKEAADMLGIASETARHRLKAIFQKTDTHKQSELIALLGRLL; this is encoded by the coding sequence TTGGTTGTCATTCGATCGGCAAGGAAGTCATTTGAAGGGCTTCAAAATCCATCGACGGTGGTTGCCACTACCTGCAAATCAATAGGCGATGCGCAGGTTGGCATTGAAGGTCCAATCGCCGATAACGCACATCAGATCGGCATTGTGCGCCTTCCCGGCGTATCCGGGTTTCGTTCCCTCTTTTCGGGCGGTCCGCTCTTTCTGCTCATCGTACGCAACCTGTCGACGCCGGCCAAAGCCACCACGATAGCGGATTTGGCCCCTGCCTTCGGTCTGACACCCGCCGAACAGAGGCTGTGCGAAGTGCTCTTGCTTGGCCATCCACCAAAGGAAGCCGCCGATATGCTGGGGATCGCCTCCGAAACGGCCAGGCATAGGCTGAAGGCAATCTTTCAGAAGACCGACACCCATAAGCAGAGTGAGCTGATCGCCCTCCTGGGACGGCTACTCTGA
- a CDS encoding M20 aminoacylase family protein, with protein MPILNRAAEMQDEVAGWRRHLHQTPELNFDVFKTAAFVTEKLKEFGCDDVVTGLGKTGVVGIIRGRQGEGATIGLRADMDALPLNEISGKAYASTVPGKMHACGHDGHTAMLLGAAKYLAETRNFAGSVAVIFQPAEEGGGGGNEMVKDGMMERFDIAKVFGMHNMPGLPVGQFAIRPGPIMAATAEFTITVKGRGGHAAMPHGTIDPIVIASQLVGALQTIASRSTDPVEAVVVSVTKFHAGDAYNIIPESAEIAGTVRTLRKEIAKKSEERIRAICDGLATAFGARIEVDYQANYPVTFNHAEETVFASDVAADVAGDSHVHRGIQPVMGGEDFSYMLEARPGAFIFIGNGDTAGLHNPAYDFNDEAIPHGMSYWVKLAETALAA; from the coding sequence ATGCCAATCCTGAACCGCGCCGCTGAAATGCAGGACGAAGTTGCCGGCTGGCGTCGGCATCTGCACCAGACGCCGGAGCTCAATTTCGACGTCTTCAAGACGGCCGCCTTCGTCACTGAAAAGCTGAAGGAGTTCGGTTGTGACGATGTGGTCACCGGCCTCGGCAAGACCGGCGTCGTTGGCATCATCCGCGGCCGCCAGGGCGAAGGCGCCACCATCGGCCTGCGCGCCGACATGGACGCGCTGCCGCTCAACGAGATATCAGGCAAGGCCTATGCATCGACCGTTCCCGGCAAGATGCACGCCTGCGGCCATGACGGCCACACGGCGATGCTGCTGGGCGCCGCCAAATATCTCGCCGAGACACGCAATTTCGCCGGCTCCGTGGCGGTGATCTTCCAGCCGGCGGAGGAAGGCGGCGGCGGTGGCAACGAGATGGTCAAGGACGGCATGATGGAGCGCTTCGACATCGCAAAAGTGTTCGGCATGCACAACATGCCGGGCCTGCCTGTCGGCCAGTTCGCCATCCGGCCGGGCCCGATCATGGCGGCGACGGCCGAATTTACCATCACCGTGAAAGGCCGCGGCGGCCACGCCGCGATGCCGCATGGCACGATCGACCCGATCGTCATCGCCAGCCAACTGGTCGGCGCGCTGCAGACGATCGCCTCGCGCAGTACCGATCCGGTCGAGGCCGTAGTGGTATCGGTGACCAAATTCCATGCCGGCGACGCCTACAACATCATTCCCGAATCAGCCGAGATCGCCGGCACCGTGCGCACCTTGCGCAAGGAGATCGCCAAGAAGTCCGAAGAGCGCATCCGCGCGATCTGCGACGGACTGGCGACCGCTTTCGGCGCCAGGATCGAAGTGGACTACCAGGCAAATTATCCCGTCACCTTCAACCACGCTGAAGAGACGGTGTTTGCCAGCGACGTGGCGGCCGATGTCGCGGGCGACAGCCATGTCCACCGCGGCATCCAACCGGTGATGGGCGGCGAGGATTTCTCCTACATGCTGGAAGCCCGCCCTGGCGCCTTCATCTTCATCGGCAATGGCGACACCGCCGGTCTTCACAACCCAGCCTATGATTTCAACGACGAAGCCATCCCGCACGGCATGAGCTACTGGGTGAAACTGGCGGAAACCGCGCTGGCCGCCTGA
- a CDS encoding D-alanyl-D-alanine carboxypeptidase family protein, translating into MRHRHFLKLFSAGAIVLPVLAGPGLANPVVVFDLKNGQILQHQDAFKRWYPASLSKLMTAYVTFRAIAAGEVQLDSPIKVTKHSAGEPPSKMGFKPGSVMRLDNALKMMLVKSANDIAMAVGENVGGSQAAFAERMNAEAARLGMNGTHFVNPNGLYSPDQYTTARDLSVLVMAIRREFPQYAPWFSIEGLAVGKKAIPNYNLLIGRYPGADGMKTGFVCPSGFNMIGSATRNGRTLVAVVLGEKSAVSRAEAAARLLDQGFDTQAAGSATVATLAPYGDTVSPNDMHDEVCKKKTPEEQSEAPPAAAAKDVPKSPYQKKLDHVPTLVAVGLGGATGPAPKAMLDQGGKEYADVPIPSWRPDRPAPTGAGPAVAGSAAQGDQPAKVAN; encoded by the coding sequence ATGCGGCACAGGCATTTCCTCAAACTATTCTCGGCTGGCGCAATCGTGCTCCCGGTCCTGGCCGGGCCGGGGCTGGCCAATCCGGTGGTTGTCTTCGACCTGAAGAACGGCCAGATCCTGCAGCATCAGGATGCGTTCAAGCGCTGGTATCCGGCCTCGCTCAGCAAGCTGATGACCGCCTATGTGACGTTCCGGGCGATCGCGGCCGGCGAAGTCCAGCTTGATTCGCCGATCAAGGTGACCAAGCATTCCGCCGGCGAGCCGCCGAGCAAGATGGGTTTCAAGCCGGGCTCGGTGATGCGGCTGGACAATGCGCTGAAGATGATGCTGGTCAAATCGGCCAACGACATCGCCATGGCGGTCGGCGAGAATGTCGGCGGCTCGCAGGCCGCCTTCGCCGAGAGGATGAATGCCGAGGCGGCCCGGCTCGGCATGAACGGCACCCATTTCGTCAATCCGAACGGCCTCTACTCGCCCGACCAATACACCACGGCGCGCGACCTTTCGGTGCTGGTGATGGCGATCCGCCGCGAGTTCCCGCAATATGCGCCGTGGTTCTCCATCGAAGGGCTGGCGGTCGGCAAGAAGGCGATCCCGAACTACAACCTCCTGATCGGCCGCTATCCCGGCGCCGACGGCATGAAGACGGGCTTCGTCTGCCCTTCCGGCTTCAACATGATCGGTTCGGCGACGCGCAACGGGCGTACGCTGGTCGCGGTTGTGCTTGGCGAGAAATCGGCGGTCAGCCGTGCCGAGGCCGCGGCAAGACTGCTCGACCAGGGATTTGACACGCAAGCCGCCGGCTCGGCCACTGTCGCCACCCTGGCGCCCTACGGTGACACGGTCTCGCCCAACGACATGCATGACGAGGTCTGCAAGAAAAAGACGCCGGAGGAGCAGTCCGAGGCGCCGCCGGCCGCCGCCGCCAAGGACGTGCCGAAATCGCCCTACCAGAAGAAGCTCGACCACGTGCCGACGCTGGTCGCCGTCGGCCTCGGCGGCGCTACAGGTCCGGCGCCGAAGGCGATGCTCGACCAGGGCGGCAAGGAATATGCCGACGTGCCGATTCCGAGCTGGCGGCCGGATCGGCCGGCGCCAACCGGCGCCGGTCCGGCCGTTGCCGGTTCCGCCGCGCAAGGCGATCAGCCGGCCAAGGTCGCGAACTAA
- a CDS encoding CobW family GTP-binding protein, translating to MSGFPIPVSVLTGFLGAGKTTLLNRLLKDPALADTAVIINEYGEVAIDHLLVEQASDGIIQLSDGCLCCTVRGELVDTLADLVDQLQTGRIARLARVIVETTGLADPAPVLQSIMAHPALVQAFRLDGVITLVDAINGDATLDAHVEAVKQVAVADRIVLSKVDLATDAGDLDTLRTRLRQMNPGAELLDAGTSATGVAALFDCGLYNPATKSADVRRWLGEEAAHDHAHGHHHDGHDHRHNHDHGHRHDQRVRCYSLVHDGPVPFSAIEMFLDLLRSTHGEKLLRMKGVIELREDPSRPLVIHGVQKILHPPARLPAWPDGQRGTRLVLITLDMPEDYVRRLFAAFTNRPSIDTPDRAALENNPLAIAGL from the coding sequence ATGAGCGGATTCCCGATCCCTGTCTCGGTGCTGACCGGCTTCCTCGGAGCGGGCAAGACAACGCTGCTCAACCGGCTCCTGAAGGACCCGGCGCTGGCCGACACGGCGGTCATCATCAACGAGTATGGCGAGGTGGCGATCGACCATCTGCTGGTCGAGCAGGCTTCAGACGGCATCATCCAGCTTTCGGACGGCTGCCTGTGCTGCACCGTGCGCGGCGAACTGGTCGACACGCTGGCCGACCTCGTCGACCAGCTGCAGACCGGCCGCATCGCCCGGCTTGCCCGCGTCATCGTCGAGACCACGGGCCTTGCCGACCCGGCGCCGGTGCTGCAGTCGATCATGGCGCATCCAGCACTGGTCCAGGCCTTCAGGCTCGACGGCGTCATCACGCTGGTCGACGCGATCAACGGCGATGCCACGCTCGATGCCCATGTCGAGGCGGTCAAGCAGGTCGCCGTCGCCGACCGCATCGTGCTCAGCAAGGTCGACCTGGCGACCGATGCCGGCGACCTCGACACGCTGCGGACGCGCCTGCGGCAGATGAATCCGGGCGCCGAACTGCTTGATGCCGGCACTTCAGCAACAGGCGTGGCGGCGCTGTTTGATTGCGGCCTCTACAATCCCGCCACCAAATCCGCCGACGTGCGGCGCTGGCTCGGCGAGGAAGCGGCGCATGACCACGCCCACGGCCATCACCATGACGGTCATGACCACCGGCATAATCACGATCATGGCCATCGCCACGATCAGCGCGTGCGCTGCTACTCGCTCGTCCATGACGGTCCGGTGCCGTTTTCGGCCATAGAAATGTTCCTCGATCTCTTGCGTTCGACGCATGGCGAGAAGCTGCTGCGCATGAAGGGCGTGATCGAGCTCAGGGAAGATCCGTCACGCCCGCTGGTCATCCACGGCGTGCAGAAGATCCTGCATCCGCCGGCGCGGCTGCCGGCCTGGCCCGACGGCCAGCGCGGCACACGGCTCGTACTGATCACGCTCGATATGCCGGAAGACTATGTGCGCCGGCTGTTCGCCGCCTTCACCAACCGGCCGTCGATCGACACGCCGGATCGGGCGGCGCTGGAAAACAACCCGCTGGCGATCGCCGGACTTTGA
- a CDS encoding sulfurtransferase TusA family protein produces the protein MAADTAIYDLKGLSCPLPVLKAKKRLAGMEPGSRLWLETTDPLAVIDIPAFCADSGHHLVETSAVSGGHRFLVERGEQRS, from the coding sequence TTGGCAGCGGATACCGCCATCTATGACCTCAAGGGCCTGAGCTGCCCGCTTCCCGTGCTCAAGGCGAAAAAGCGCCTGGCCGGGATGGAGCCAGGCAGTCGACTCTGGCTCGAGACCACCGATCCGCTGGCCGTCATCGACATACCGGCATTCTGTGCCGACAGCGGCCATCATCTGGTGGAAACGTCGGCCGTTTCCGGCGGTCATCGCTTCCTGGTCGAGCGCGGCGAACAGCGATCGTAG
- a CDS encoding L,D-transpeptidase family protein: MFAKLALTGVLITSIAVAGCNDSSMKDFAPEANKPLPDKILADMRAKGMVRTSSVMARIFKEEGKLEIWKAKTDGRYGLVASYDICKWSGKLGPKYTEGDRQAPEGFYTVRPSQMNPRSNYHLSFNIGFPNAYDRANGRTGQNLMVHGACSSSGCYSMTDAQIEQIYAFGRDAFQGGQTEFQIQAFPFRMTAANMARYRNDPNYEFWKMLKVGYDNFEITKVPPKVDVCEKRYVFNQVAADGQTFDPTGPCPATTQPDSLKSAYNAYQSTYDAAFNGALKASVPPPKPTIAGIKEASIVSDWSKRRARGERVPIDPPSLNSDGSVTETARMGRIDSPAGRKMAALDAEKAAKQKAEEQRLAAIEAAKQAKEAAKAQALAEKEAAKAQAVAAKEAAKAAKEAPVATATIAAPTDAAPVAETQAASADESRVTKLKNKLLGMFGG; encoded by the coding sequence ATGTTTGCCAAGCTCGCCCTCACCGGAGTCCTCATCACCTCGATAGCCGTCGCCGGCTGCAATGATTCGTCGATGAAGGACTTTGCCCCGGAAGCCAACAAGCCGCTGCCGGACAAGATCCTGGCCGACATGAGGGCCAAAGGGATGGTGCGCACCTCTTCGGTGATGGCGCGCATCTTCAAGGAAGAGGGCAAGCTGGAGATTTGGAAGGCCAAGACCGACGGCCGCTACGGTCTCGTCGCCTCCTATGACATCTGCAAATGGTCGGGCAAGCTCGGGCCCAAATACACCGAGGGCGACCGCCAGGCGCCGGAGGGCTTCTACACGGTGCGTCCGTCGCAGATGAATCCCAGGTCGAACTATCACCTGTCCTTCAACATCGGCTTTCCCAACGCCTATGACCGTGCCAACGGTCGCACGGGTCAGAACCTGATGGTGCACGGCGCCTGCTCGTCGTCGGGCTGCTACTCGATGACCGACGCGCAGATCGAGCAGATCTATGCCTTCGGCCGCGACGCCTTCCAGGGCGGCCAGACCGAATTCCAGATCCAGGCCTTCCCGTTCCGCATGACCGCCGCCAATATGGCGCGTTATCGCAACGACCCGAACTATGAATTCTGGAAGATGCTGAAAGTCGGCTACGACAATTTCGAGATCACCAAGGTGCCCCCGAAGGTCGACGTCTGCGAAAAGCGCTATGTCTTCAACCAGGTCGCCGCCGACGGCCAGACATTCGATCCGACCGGACCGTGCCCGGCGACCACCCAGCCGGATTCGCTGAAGAGCGCCTACAACGCCTACCAGAGCACCTACGACGCTGCCTTCAACGGCGCGCTCAAGGCAAGCGTGCCGCCGCCCAAGCCGACCATTGCCGGCATCAAGGAAGCCAGCATCGTCTCCGACTGGTCGAAGCGACGGGCGCGCGGCGAGCGCGTACCGATCGATCCGCCGTCGCTCAATTCCGACGGCTCGGTAACCGAGACGGCGCGCATGGGTCGTATCGATTCGCCGGCCGGCCGCAAGATGGCGGCATTGGATGCCGAGAAAGCAGCCAAGCAGAAGGCCGAGGAGCAGCGGCTGGCCGCCATAGAGGCAGCCAAGCAAGCCAAGGAAGCCGCCAAGGCGCAAGCGTTGGCCGAAAAGGAAGCGGCCAAGGCGCAAGCCGTTGCTGCAAAGGAAGCTGCCAAGGCCGCCAAGGAGGCTCCCGTCGCCACCGCCACCATCGCGGCCCCCACGGATGCCGCGCCGGTCGCCGAAACGCAGGCCGCAAGCGCTGATGAAAGCCGGGTGACAAAGCTGAAGAACAAGCTGCTCGGCATGTTCGGCGGCTGA
- a CDS encoding acetyl-CoA carboxylase carboxyltransferase subunit alpha, translated as MYNYLDFEKPVQDLELKILELKKLAENGEAVDVADEITRLEKRSRDALRDLYKALTPWQKVQVARHSDRPHCVDYIKGLFSDFTPLAGDRNFGEDQAIVGGFARFRGEPVAIIGQEKGSDTTSRLKHNFGSVRPEGYRKAVRLMELADRFKIPLLTLVDTAGAYPGVGAEERGQAEAIARSTSACLALKVPSISVVIGEGGSGGAIAIATANRVYMLEHAIYSVISPEGAASILWRDTTRSKDAATNMKITAQDLLELKIIDAIIPEPMGGAQRAPETVIAATGDLIAKTMKEFAGANTDFREQRREKYLAMGRSL; from the coding sequence ATGTACAATTACCTCGATTTCGAAAAGCCGGTGCAGGATCTTGAACTCAAGATCCTTGAGCTCAAGAAGCTTGCCGAGAACGGCGAGGCGGTCGATGTCGCCGATGAGATCACCAGGCTCGAGAAGCGATCGCGCGACGCGCTGCGCGATCTCTACAAGGCGCTCACGCCATGGCAGAAGGTGCAGGTGGCGCGCCATTCCGACAGGCCGCACTGCGTCGACTACATCAAGGGCCTGTTCAGCGACTTCACACCGCTCGCCGGCGACCGCAATTTCGGCGAGGACCAGGCGATTGTCGGCGGCTTTGCCCGCTTCCGCGGCGAGCCTGTCGCGATCATCGGCCAGGAAAAGGGCTCCGACACGACAAGCCGCCTGAAGCACAATTTCGGCTCGGTACGTCCCGAGGGCTACCGCAAGGCCGTGCGGCTGATGGAGCTCGCCGACCGCTTCAAGATTCCGCTCCTGACGCTGGTCGACACGGCAGGGGCCTATCCCGGCGTCGGTGCCGAGGAGCGTGGCCAGGCCGAAGCCATTGCCCGCTCGACCTCGGCCTGCCTTGCGCTGAAAGTACCGTCGATCTCGGTGGTCATCGGCGAAGGCGGTTCGGGCGGCGCCATCGCCATCGCCACCGCCAACCGTGTCTACATGCTCGAGCACGCCATCTATTCGGTGATTTCGCCGGAGGGGGCCGCCTCGATCCTGTGGCGCGACACCACGCGCTCCAAGGACGCGGCGACCAACATGAAGATCACCGCGCAGGATCTTCTGGAACTGAAGATCATCGACGCCATCATCCCCGAGCCGATGGGTGGCGCCCAGCGCGCCCCCGAAACAGTGATTGCCGCCACCGGCGACCTCATCGCCAAGACGATGAAGGAATTCGCCGGCGCCAACACCGACTTCCGCGAACAGCGCCGCGAGAAATACCTGGCCATGGGCCGCAGCCTCTAG
- a CDS encoding site-specific tyrosine recombinase XerD — protein sequence MNSAARIEAFLEMMSAERGAAENTLSSYRRDLEDASGEIDGGLAGATVADIRAYLDDIAARGFAPTSQARKLSAIRQFFKFLYAEGLRGDDPTGTLDSPKKGRPLPKTMSEAETGRLIDRAATEAGDAALGYSDRLAALRLHALVEVLYATGLRVSELVGLPVTVAQRDDRFFIVRGKGDKERMVPLSAKARAAMRTWLAARAGVPAFADSPFLFPAASDSGYLSRQVFARDLKGLAARAGIASGKISPHVLRHAFASHLLQNGADLRAVQQLLGHADISTTQIYTHVLEERLVRLVNDHHPLAD from the coding sequence ATGAACAGCGCCGCCCGCATCGAGGCCTTCCTGGAAATGATGAGCGCCGAGCGGGGCGCTGCCGAAAACACGCTTTCCTCCTACCGGCGCGACCTCGAAGACGCTTCGGGCGAGATCGATGGCGGGCTTGCCGGTGCGACAGTCGCCGATATCCGCGCCTATCTCGACGACATCGCCGCGCGCGGCTTCGCGCCGACCTCGCAAGCGCGCAAACTGTCGGCGATCCGCCAGTTCTTCAAATTCCTTTATGCCGAGGGTCTGCGCGGCGACGACCCGACCGGCACGCTGGACAGCCCGAAAAAGGGTCGGCCGCTGCCCAAGACGATGAGCGAGGCCGAGACCGGCCGGCTGATCGACCGCGCCGCGACCGAAGCCGGCGATGCCGCGCTGGGCTATAGCGACAGGCTGGCGGCGCTTCGCCTGCATGCGCTGGTCGAAGTGCTTTACGCGACGGGCCTGCGCGTGTCCGAGCTGGTCGGCCTGCCCGTGACGGTGGCGCAGCGCGACGACCGTTTCTTCATCGTGCGCGGCAAGGGCGACAAGGAGCGCATGGTGCCGCTGTCGGCCAAGGCTCGCGCGGCGATGCGGACCTGGCTGGCCGCCCGGGCCGGGGTGCCGGCCTTCGCCGACAGTCCGTTCCTGTTTCCGGCCGCATCGGACAGCGGCTACCTCTCGCGCCAGGTCTTTGCCCGCGACCTCAAAGGACTGGCGGCGCGGGCCGGCATCGCTTCGGGCAAGATATCGCCGCATGTGCTGCGCCATGCTTTCGCCAGCCATCTCCTGCAGAATGGCGCCGATCTCAGGGCGGTGCAGCAGCTGCTCGGTCATGCCGACATATCGACGACACAGATTTACACCCATGTGCTGGAGGAGCGGCTGGTGCGGCTGGTCAACGATCATCATCCGCTTGCCGACTAG